Proteins from a single region of Acidianus ambivalens:
- a CDS encoding metal-dependent hydrolase family protein gives MQYDVAIKNGNVFTGTEFIGKMNIYISNGKISKVSKEDLNAKQEIDAKDMLVMPGLIDAHMHISGLKGGSLLKIMFEKPEYRALRATKWLEKLLLAGFTTVRDCGEPISISLKRAVNEGYIKGPKIIAAGKPITQTFGHGEFSHDIPLEFSISLGFSEICDGTESCIHAARKVLRDGSDFIKIFATGGVLSQRDRPDMPQLSFDEIRAIVNEAEKAGTYVAAHAHGDKGARIAIEAGIKTLEHGSLLKEDTLKLMLEKNISLTPTLTITEIIYKYGKTIGVDEWGLEKIVEVRENLHKVLRKAKELGITIITGTDMGFETGLEDYDIGKNWTEILLLTEVGGLSNEEALRAATYNSAKALGLNSGLIDEGKDADIIVIDGNPLENIKDVSKVVHVIKQGKLEVLDGKIINNY, from the coding sequence ATGCAATATGACGTTGCAATAAAAAACGGGAACGTATTTACCGGTACAGAATTCATAGGTAAAATGAATATTTATATAAGCAATGGTAAGATATCTAAAGTTTCTAAAGAGGATCTTAATGCAAAACAAGAAATAGATGCTAAAGATATGTTAGTAATGCCAGGTTTAATAGATGCGCATATGCATATATCTGGGCTTAAGGGAGGTAGTTTATTAAAAATTATGTTTGAAAAACCAGAATATAGGGCATTAAGAGCTACTAAATGGTTAGAGAAACTACTATTGGCTGGATTCACCACGGTGAGGGATTGCGGAGAACCTATAAGTATCTCTTTAAAAAGGGCTGTCAATGAAGGATATATAAAAGGGCCTAAAATTATAGCAGCAGGGAAGCCAATAACTCAAACCTTCGGTCACGGAGAGTTTAGCCATGATATACCTTTAGAATTTTCGATTTCTCTAGGATTTTCAGAAATATGTGATGGAACTGAGTCGTGTATCCATGCGGCTAGAAAAGTATTAAGGGATGGATCCGATTTTATTAAAATATTTGCGACGGGAGGAGTATTGTCTCAAAGAGACAGACCAGATATGCCACAGTTGTCTTTTGACGAAATAAGAGCAATAGTTAATGAGGCAGAAAAAGCTGGAACTTACGTTGCAGCTCACGCTCATGGAGATAAAGGAGCAAGAATTGCTATAGAGGCTGGAATAAAGACGTTGGAACACGGAAGTTTACTTAAAGAAGACACGTTAAAGCTAATGCTGGAGAAAAACATCAGCTTAACGCCTACGCTGACCATTACCGAAATTATATATAAATATGGTAAAACAATAGGGGTTGACGAGTGGGGATTGGAAAAGATTGTTGAGGTTAGAGAGAATTTGCACAAAGTATTAAGAAAGGCAAAAGAGCTAGGAATAACTATTATAACCGGTACTGACATGGGCTTTGAGACCGGTTTGGAAGATTACGATATAGGTAAAAATTGGACTGAGATACTACTTCTAACTGAAGTGGGTGGTTTATCTAATGAGGAAGCCTTAAGAGCTGCAACGTATAACTCCGCTAAAGCATTGGGTTTAAATTCTGGTTTAATTGATGAAGGAAAAGATGCTGATATAATAGTTATAGACGGGAATCCTTTAGAAAATATTAAGGATGTATCTAAAGTGGTTCACGTGATAAAACAAGGTAAATTAGAAGTTTTAGACGGCAAAATAATTAATAATTATTAA
- a CDS encoding amidohydrolase family protein, producing MILGNLKTIDGKTISIISKVYYDKKLGKDLEGRLVIPGFVDSHAHIDSNFLLDVCEPGIVENMPANLAILDAKSPIDAVRKLSPNRLVISNGKLVHSGGISL from the coding sequence ATGATATTAGGTAACCTAAAGACTATTGATGGTAAGACTATATCCATTATATCAAAGGTATACTATGATAAAAAGCTAGGGAAAGATTTAGAAGGTAGATTAGTAATTCCAGGTTTTGTCGATTCTCATGCACACATTGATAGCAATTTTTTATTAGACGTATGTGAGCCAGGAATAGTAGAAAATATGCCAGCTAATTTGGCTATTCTGGATGCTAAATCCCCCATTGACGCTGTAAGAAAATTATCTCCCAATCGCTTAGTTATAAGTAATGGTAAGCTGGTTCATTCTGGAGGAATTTCTTTATAA
- a CDS encoding APC family permease gives MSNKGLIFVRNSSGLTKKVSLLDAVMLNIGNMSAGLVLFTAVTPLDQPGALLWVTSIIGFIFAIPQLIVYTLLNKEIQRTGGDYIWISRILNGPLGAVMAMILMFQSAAFFALTAFFFSSAVQSVLQLIGEINSIPSLLSLSNIIVSPIYSYIIGAIAFTVFIAINIFKAKWGYSVITSLGIISVSITILAFIILVIHMGDFKTAIIPFLKATKSLPPSSYYVPGFSWASTLAMLPVLALFAYPWMQAGPAVSAEFKSSKIVNYNILLALVFTGIIITLGLFILYYEGGYCFTTYEFINNGYVYNFWSVAIGLSNNYILEWILGIGLMSWELLVLSYGVLVFSRYIFALAFDRVLPEIFTKLNQGGSPVYTHLFDLILTLLFLILPVISINGALALYGTTFIGATYFLIVSIAGVKYGLTKNKILLLVASIISTGYFAYLDYQASTNPLFGFMESNGSINVITLIFAIILIIGGVLTYIIAYLRNKARGIDINMVYKEIPPE, from the coding sequence ATGTCTAATAAAGGTTTAATATTTGTAAGAAATTCGTCAGGTTTAACTAAGAAAGTTAGTTTACTTGATGCCGTGATGCTTAATATAGGTAATATGTCGGCTGGTCTTGTATTATTTACAGCAGTAACTCCATTAGATCAGCCAGGTGCTCTTCTATGGGTAACTTCAATTATAGGATTTATTTTTGCTATTCCGCAATTAATAGTATACACATTATTAAACAAGGAAATACAGAGAACTGGTGGAGACTATATATGGATATCAAGAATTCTAAACGGACCATTAGGTGCCGTAATGGCTATGATACTAATGTTTCAGTCAGCTGCGTTTTTTGCGTTAACAGCATTCTTCTTTTCTTCTGCAGTTCAGAGTGTATTACAATTAATAGGAGAAATTAACTCTATTCCGTCATTACTATCATTATCTAACATAATCGTATCTCCAATTTATTCTTATATAATCGGCGCTATAGCTTTTACTGTATTTATAGCAATTAATATTTTTAAGGCAAAATGGGGATATAGTGTTATAACTTCACTTGGTATCATTTCTGTATCCATTACTATCTTGGCCTTCATAATTTTAGTTATTCATATGGGAGATTTTAAAACTGCCATAATACCCTTCTTAAAGGCCACTAAATCCCTTCCCCCTTCTTCCTATTATGTTCCAGGATTTTCATGGGCATCGACGCTTGCTATGTTACCAGTTTTGGCTTTATTTGCATATCCGTGGATGCAGGCTGGTCCTGCTGTATCTGCAGAATTTAAGAGCAGTAAAATAGTAAATTATAATATTTTGCTAGCATTAGTATTTACTGGAATTATAATAACTTTAGGTTTATTTATTCTATACTATGAAGGTGGATATTGCTTTACGACGTATGAATTTATTAATAATGGCTACGTATATAACTTCTGGTCCGTAGCAATTGGACTTTCTAATAATTACATCCTGGAGTGGATACTCGGTATTGGATTAATGAGTTGGGAGTTATTAGTATTATCTTATGGAGTCTTGGTCTTTTCAAGGTATATATTTGCTCTAGCCTTTGATAGAGTATTACCAGAAATATTTACTAAGTTGAACCAAGGAGGTTCTCCAGTATATACACATTTATTCGATTTAATTTTAACATTATTATTTTTAATTTTACCAGTTATATCCATTAACGGTGCCCTAGCGCTTTATGGAACAACCTTCATAGGTGCTACTTATTTTCTAATAGTAAGTATAGCTGGAGTAAAATATGGGCTTACTAAGAATAAAATTTTACTTTTAGTAGCATCCATAATATCAACGGGGTATTTTGCATATTTAGATTACCAAGCTTCCACAAATCCGCTTTTCGGCTTTATGGAGAGTAATGGATCAATTAACGTCATAACGCTAATTTTTGCAATTATACTCATTATAGGTGGCGTTTTAACATATATAATAGCATATTTAAGAAATAAAGCAAGAGGAATAGATATAAACATGGTTTATAAAGAAATTCCTCCAGAATGA
- a CDS encoding alpha-mannosidase, with translation MLNETEIRLRLGFLLANSYRNIKITEINGKTIHVLSGNYMVFLDNNEAIQLLVNNQPYFEIDSAHKEVPIPSGINELTLDSEYTGKIAFVNKLHNAYKLWVYGVTVLEASKYIYRDKLLEILSKTLSLVPFTSVSRSQLLVASAVWKDFPRHFLYFSNDMKYEEGGFDDDKYLYALEYLRKELSNLGLGKFGKIYGIAHAHIDAAWLWTFDETKRKIVRSFSTVLTLMSKYDFQFIQSSALYYSWIKDNFPELFNYIKRKVAEGKWILGAGWVEFDTNLPSGESLVRQLLYSQRFFFENFGRFAEVLWLPDSFGFSAQLPQIMRLSGIKYFATHKVFWNDTNKFPYSVFNWVGIDGSSVTAIAFGNGRGGYNSDFSVDSIYEQWNNWKDKDQPMLYSYGYGDGGGGPTEEMLIRAEAINYLPVLPKVNLKEIPKYEPKEIWKGEIYLEAHRGVYTSHSKMKYLHRKAEIYLREAELWSTIAGEKVDLKPLWLNLLKSEFHDILPGSAIKEVYNEVYKELENIIQKCEEIVLNSLRKISGEGDKIIAFNSLSWDREDYVISPFELPNSQKTDEGYLARIKIPSIGYSECNPERVDDKVRINGLTLENSILKVSLNNDGDIISIYDKEVERELLSKPSEIIAYENIPVWDAWDIEPSFKNTSFKIKANSHEIVENGPLRACIKFNYKFRNTDFSKRVCLYAKDRRIELRYNMKAYDRELLIKEWFYFNLNTDNATFEIPYGVINRSTLRNTSFDKAKFEVPFNKWLDLSEDNYGVTIISDTKQGSTVEFSSVGISLIKTPLYPDYESDFLEENSFKIYIYPHLGDWKKAQTFKRAYELTYPIWVTKGKGGSMSFLASDLIVEAIKPAEDRDGIIIRLYNIYNEKGKAKIRLWYEPRDVISTDLLESDKIKRKIKISRNEIEIEYNNYEIITLKIS, from the coding sequence ATGTTAAATGAGACAGAAATACGCCTAAGACTAGGTTTTTTATTGGCAAATTCATATAGAAATATTAAGATAACTGAAATTAATGGTAAAACGATTCATGTCCTTAGTGGAAATTATATGGTATTTCTTGATAATAATGAAGCTATTCAATTATTAGTAAATAATCAGCCATACTTCGAAATAGACAGTGCACACAAGGAAGTTCCTATTCCATCTGGTATTAACGAACTTACATTAGATTCTGAGTATACAGGGAAAATAGCATTTGTAAACAAATTACATAACGCGTATAAATTATGGGTTTATGGTGTTACTGTTTTAGAAGCAAGTAAATATATTTATAGAGATAAGCTTTTGGAAATCTTGAGCAAAACTTTATCACTAGTTCCTTTCACTTCTGTATCTAGATCTCAACTACTTGTCGCTTCTGCTGTTTGGAAAGATTTTCCTAGGCATTTCCTATATTTTTCTAATGATATGAAATATGAAGAGGGAGGATTTGATGATGATAAATACCTATATGCCCTAGAATATTTAAGGAAAGAATTATCTAATCTAGGCTTAGGAAAATTTGGTAAAATTTACGGTATCGCCCACGCTCATATCGATGCAGCATGGTTATGGACGTTTGATGAAACTAAAAGGAAAATAGTAAGGAGTTTTTCTACTGTACTTACACTCATGTCAAAGTACGATTTTCAATTTATTCAAAGTTCGGCTTTGTATTATTCCTGGATCAAGGATAATTTTCCCGAATTGTTCAATTATATCAAGAGGAAAGTTGCCGAAGGTAAATGGATTTTGGGTGCCGGTTGGGTAGAGTTTGATACAAATCTACCTTCTGGTGAGTCTTTAGTTAGGCAGCTTTTATATTCCCAAAGGTTCTTTTTTGAGAATTTTGGTAGATTTGCCGAGGTTTTGTGGTTACCTGATTCTTTCGGATTTTCTGCCCAATTACCTCAGATAATGAGATTATCTGGTATCAAATATTTTGCTACCCATAAGGTTTTTTGGAACGACACAAATAAGTTCCCTTACTCAGTTTTTAACTGGGTTGGCATTGATGGATCTTCTGTTACTGCGATAGCATTTGGTAATGGCAGGGGTGGTTATAATTCAGACTTTAGTGTAGATTCAATTTATGAGCAGTGGAATAACTGGAAAGATAAAGATCAGCCAATGTTATACTCGTATGGTTACGGTGATGGGGGTGGAGGGCCGACGGAGGAAATGCTAATTAGAGCAGAGGCAATAAATTACCTACCAGTATTACCAAAGGTAAACTTAAAGGAAATTCCAAAGTACGAGCCAAAGGAAATCTGGAAGGGAGAAATATATTTGGAAGCACATAGAGGAGTTTATACTTCTCATTCTAAAATGAAGTATTTACATAGAAAGGCGGAAATATATTTAAGAGAAGCAGAATTATGGAGTACTATAGCCGGAGAAAAAGTTGATTTAAAACCTTTATGGTTAAATTTGTTGAAGTCTGAATTTCATGATATTTTACCGGGTTCAGCAATAAAAGAAGTTTACAATGAAGTTTATAAAGAACTAGAGAATATAATTCAAAAATGTGAAGAAATCGTATTAAATTCTTTAAGGAAAATATCTGGTGAAGGAGATAAAATAATAGCTTTTAATTCTCTTTCTTGGGATAGAGAAGATTATGTAATATCACCTTTTGAATTGCCCAATAGTCAAAAAACGGACGAAGGCTATTTAGCTAGGATTAAAATACCTTCTATTGGTTATTCAGAATGCAATCCAGAGAGAGTTGATGATAAAGTAAGAATAAATGGCCTAACGTTAGAAAATAGTATTCTAAAGGTTTCTTTAAATAATGATGGCGATATTATATCAATTTATGATAAGGAAGTTGAAAGAGAACTATTAAGTAAACCTAGTGAAATAATTGCATATGAGAATATACCGGTTTGGGACGCGTGGGATATTGAACCTTCCTTTAAGAATACAAGTTTTAAAATCAAAGCTAATTCGCACGAGATAGTAGAGAATGGCCCGTTAAGAGCTTGTATAAAATTTAATTATAAGTTTAGAAATACAGATTTTTCTAAACGTGTTTGCCTTTATGCTAAGGATCGTAGAATAGAGTTAAGATATAATATGAAAGCTTATGATAGAGAGTTATTAATTAAGGAATGGTTTTATTTCAATTTAAATACAGATAATGCAACTTTTGAGATACCCTATGGAGTAATAAATAGGAGCACGTTAAGAAATACTAGCTTTGATAAAGCAAAGTTTGAAGTACCATTTAATAAATGGTTAGATTTATCTGAAGATAATTATGGAGTTACAATAATTTCTGATACTAAACAAGGCTCTACAGTAGAATTTAGTAGTGTAGGAATTTCTCTTATTAAAACGCCATTATATCCAGATTATGAATCTGATTTTCTAGAAGAAAATAGCTTTAAAATATATATTTATCCGCATTTAGGTGATTGGAAAAAAGCCCAGACATTTAAGAGGGCTTATGAATTAACCTATCCTATCTGGGTAACAAAGGGTAAAGGCGGTTCAATGAGCTTCTTAGCTTCTGATTTAATAGTAGAGGCAATAAAACCAGCTGAAGATAGAGATGGTATAATAATCAGACTTTATAATATTTATAACGAAAAAGGTAAGGCAAAAATAAGGCTTTGGTATGAACCCAGGGATGTGATTTCCACAGATTTATTAGAATCAGATAAAATTAAAAGAAAAATAAAAATATCCAGAAATGAGATTGAGATAGAATATAATAACTATGAAATTATAACGCTTAAAATTAGTTGA